In Zingiber officinale cultivar Zhangliang chromosome 8B, Zo_v1.1, whole genome shotgun sequence, a single genomic region encodes these proteins:
- the LOC122017470 gene encoding transcription factor ILI5-like: MSSGRNRISEEEIDELISKLRSLLPETRRRGASQVSAAKLLKETCNYIRSLNREVDDLSDRLSAIMATMDTNSAEAEIIRSLLRS; the protein is encoded by the exons ATGTCGAGCGGAAGGAACAGGATCTCGGAAGAGGAGATCGATGAGCTTATCTCCAAGCTTCGATCCCTCCTCCCGGAGACCCGTCGGCGCGGCGCCAGCCAG GTGTCCGCGGCGAAGTTACTGAAGGAAACGTGCAACTATATCAGGAGCCTGAACAGGGAGGTGGACGACCTCAGTGACCGGCTCTCTGCCATCATGGCGACCATGGACACCAACAGCGCCGAGGCCGAGATCATCCGGAGCCTGCTCCGTTCCTGA
- the LOC122015096 gene encoding protein HEAT INTOLERANT 4-like isoform X1 codes for MAKRRAVAAASKKRKKTSDDAAKEEEEGTTSKSQEEDLQKEPKKTRVKAPKPKVETEYFSEKRNMEDLWQSAFPVGTEWDNMDKLSEINWCFSNLESAFEEGGELHGKTVYMFVSTEDSPIPPSDKIGVKSVQREKEEVIPMKTMKMAWVPYIPLEDGLSQVDRLKTQIFTMACTQRRSALKHLRIERVKQYDYCLPYLQSLKADEDEDDTVVNIMFPLEPPIVCDYDWEMYEIEEFTDNLIMEETLSEDKKDEFKEYVKEQVRERRKAQRQAKEARKKAIEDMDPKTREAMENMKFYKFYPVPTLDTPDISHVKVERELVRATVLEEMKGKDKSLFMPIFVRSRSFSAAGPVDPLVNVSIGESGLDAGL; via the exons ATGGCGAAGCGCAGGGCGGTGGCGGCGGCatcgaagaagaggaagaaaacttCTGATGATGCAgcgaaggaggaagaggagggcaCCACGAGCAAGTCGCAGGAGGAGGATCTCCAGAAGGAGCCGAAGAAGACACGGGTCAAGGCGCCGAAGCCGAAGGTTGAGACTGAGTACTTCTCCGAAAAGAGAAACATG GAGGATCTATGGCAATCGGCTTTTCCAGTTGGAACTGAG TGGGATAACATGGATAAACTTAGCGAGATAAATTGGTGTTTTTCAAATTTAGAG AGTGCCTTTGAGGAGGGAGGGGAGCTGCATGGGAAGACAGTCTACATGTTTGTCAGCACAGAAG ATTCTCCAATTCCACCATCTGATAAGATTGGTGTAAAATCTGTTCAAAGGGAGAAAGAGGAAGTAATACCCATGAAGACAATGAAAATGGCATGGGTTCCATATATTCCACTTGAAGATGG TCTAAGTCAAGTTGATAGATTGAAGACTCAAATATTTACTATGGCTTGCACTCAAAGAAG ATCTGCATTAAAACATCTGAGGATTGAGCGTGTCAAGCAAtatgactattgtctccctt ATCTTCAATCATTGAAAGCAGATGAAGATGAGGATGATACTGTTGTTAATATAATGTTTCCTCTAGAACCTCCA ATTGTCTGTGATTATGATTGGGAAATGTATGAAATTGAG GAATTTACTGATAATCTTATTATGGAGGAGACACTGTCAGAAGATAAGAAAgatgagtttaag GAATATGTGAAGGAACAGGTCAGAGAAAGGAGAAAAGCACAGCGGCAG GCAAAGGAAGCAAGAAAAAAGGCCATCGAAGACATGGACCCAAAGACAAGAGAAGCCATGGAAAACATGAAATTTTACAAATTTTATCCTGTTCCGACACTGGATACACCTGATATCAGCCATGTAAAG GTTGAAAGAGAACTCGTGAGGGCAACCGTGCTTGAGGAGATGAAAGGGAAGGATAAGAGCCTGTTTATGCCAATTTTTGTTAGAAGCAGGTCCTTTTCAGCTGCAGGTCCTGTCGATCCACTGGTAAATGTTTCAATAGGTGAGTCTGGCCTAGACGCCGGCTTGTGA
- the LOC122015096 gene encoding protein HEAT INTOLERANT 4-like isoform X2, translating into MAKRRAVAAASKKRKKTSDDAAKEEEEGTTSKSQEEDLQKEPKKTRVKAPKPKVETEYFSEKRNMEDLWQSAFPVGTEWDNMDKLSEINWCFSNLESAFEEGGELHGKTVYMFVSTEDSPIPPSDKIGVKSVQREKEEVIPMKTMKMAWVPYIPLEDGLSQVDRLKTQIFTMACTQRRSALKHLRIERVKQYDYCLPYLQSLKADEDEDDTVVNIMFPLEPPIVCDYDWEMYEIEEYVKEQVRERRKAQRQAKEARKKAIEDMDPKTREAMENMKFYKFYPVPTLDTPDISHVKVERELVRATVLEEMKGKDKSLFMPIFVRSRSFSAAGPVDPLVNVSIGESGLDAGL; encoded by the exons ATGGCGAAGCGCAGGGCGGTGGCGGCGGCatcgaagaagaggaagaaaacttCTGATGATGCAgcgaaggaggaagaggagggcaCCACGAGCAAGTCGCAGGAGGAGGATCTCCAGAAGGAGCCGAAGAAGACACGGGTCAAGGCGCCGAAGCCGAAGGTTGAGACTGAGTACTTCTCCGAAAAGAGAAACATG GAGGATCTATGGCAATCGGCTTTTCCAGTTGGAACTGAG TGGGATAACATGGATAAACTTAGCGAGATAAATTGGTGTTTTTCAAATTTAGAG AGTGCCTTTGAGGAGGGAGGGGAGCTGCATGGGAAGACAGTCTACATGTTTGTCAGCACAGAAG ATTCTCCAATTCCACCATCTGATAAGATTGGTGTAAAATCTGTTCAAAGGGAGAAAGAGGAAGTAATACCCATGAAGACAATGAAAATGGCATGGGTTCCATATATTCCACTTGAAGATGG TCTAAGTCAAGTTGATAGATTGAAGACTCAAATATTTACTATGGCTTGCACTCAAAGAAG ATCTGCATTAAAACATCTGAGGATTGAGCGTGTCAAGCAAtatgactattgtctccctt ATCTTCAATCATTGAAAGCAGATGAAGATGAGGATGATACTGTTGTTAATATAATGTTTCCTCTAGAACCTCCA ATTGTCTGTGATTATGATTGGGAAATGTATGAAATTGAG GAATATGTGAAGGAACAGGTCAGAGAAAGGAGAAAAGCACAGCGGCAG GCAAAGGAAGCAAGAAAAAAGGCCATCGAAGACATGGACCCAAAGACAAGAGAAGCCATGGAAAACATGAAATTTTACAAATTTTATCCTGTTCCGACACTGGATACACCTGATATCAGCCATGTAAAG GTTGAAAGAGAACTCGTGAGGGCAACCGTGCTTGAGGAGATGAAAGGGAAGGATAAGAGCCTGTTTATGCCAATTTTTGTTAGAAGCAGGTCCTTTTCAGCTGCAGGTCCTGTCGATCCACTGGTAAATGTTTCAATAGGTGAGTCTGGCCTAGACGCCGGCTTGTGA
- the LOC122015096 gene encoding protein HEAT INTOLERANT 4-like isoform X3 yields the protein MAKRRAVAAASKKRKKTSDDAAKEEEEGTTSKSQEEDLQKEPKKTRVKAPKPKVETEYFSEKRNMEDLWQSAFPVGTEWDNMDKLSEINWCFSNLESAFEEGGELHGKTVYMFVSTEDSPIPPSDKIGVKSVQREKEEVIPMKTMKMAWVPYIPLEDGLSQVDRLKTQIFTMACTQRRSALKHLRIERVKQYDYCLPYLQSLKADEDEDDTVVNIMFPLEPPEYVKEQVRERRKAQRQAKEARKKAIEDMDPKTREAMENMKFYKFYPVPTLDTPDISHVKVERELVRATVLEEMKGKDKSLFMPIFVRSRSFSAAGPVDPLVNVSIGESGLDAGL from the exons ATGGCGAAGCGCAGGGCGGTGGCGGCGGCatcgaagaagaggaagaaaacttCTGATGATGCAgcgaaggaggaagaggagggcaCCACGAGCAAGTCGCAGGAGGAGGATCTCCAGAAGGAGCCGAAGAAGACACGGGTCAAGGCGCCGAAGCCGAAGGTTGAGACTGAGTACTTCTCCGAAAAGAGAAACATG GAGGATCTATGGCAATCGGCTTTTCCAGTTGGAACTGAG TGGGATAACATGGATAAACTTAGCGAGATAAATTGGTGTTTTTCAAATTTAGAG AGTGCCTTTGAGGAGGGAGGGGAGCTGCATGGGAAGACAGTCTACATGTTTGTCAGCACAGAAG ATTCTCCAATTCCACCATCTGATAAGATTGGTGTAAAATCTGTTCAAAGGGAGAAAGAGGAAGTAATACCCATGAAGACAATGAAAATGGCATGGGTTCCATATATTCCACTTGAAGATGG TCTAAGTCAAGTTGATAGATTGAAGACTCAAATATTTACTATGGCTTGCACTCAAAGAAG ATCTGCATTAAAACATCTGAGGATTGAGCGTGTCAAGCAAtatgactattgtctccctt ATCTTCAATCATTGAAAGCAGATGAAGATGAGGATGATACTGTTGTTAATATAATGTTTCCTCTAGAACCTCCA GAATATGTGAAGGAACAGGTCAGAGAAAGGAGAAAAGCACAGCGGCAG GCAAAGGAAGCAAGAAAAAAGGCCATCGAAGACATGGACCCAAAGACAAGAGAAGCCATGGAAAACATGAAATTTTACAAATTTTATCCTGTTCCGACACTGGATACACCTGATATCAGCCATGTAAAG GTTGAAAGAGAACTCGTGAGGGCAACCGTGCTTGAGGAGATGAAAGGGAAGGATAAGAGCCTGTTTATGCCAATTTTTGTTAGAAGCAGGTCCTTTTCAGCTGCAGGTCCTGTCGATCCACTGGTAAATGTTTCAATAGGTGAGTCTGGCCTAGACGCCGGCTTGTGA
- the LOC122015097 gene encoding uncharacterized protein LOC122015097 gives MASSYKRSSGPVLPLRRSNSPVGGFASSSTSLSARTTSPFVHHRSASPTHVRLAGAGSSVSPSIRFALNRSASPGRSLASSENRSAPAPAPAPARRTCLCSPSTHPGSFRCHLHKGLNGGGGSTATASQSNRLNARRSAMANSLVRIGTVEGEWVKRALAALIRPSSHQQRRRAAFQLRPSRLSRMSNAADP, from the coding sequence ATGGCGTCATCGTACAAGAGATCAAGCGGGCCGGTGCTCCCTCTGCGGCGATCGAACTCGCCAGTGGGCGGCTTTGCCTCCTCGTCGACTAGCCTCTCCGCTCGGACTACTTCTCCCTTCGTGCATCACCGATCTGCCTCTCCCACGCACGTCCGCCTCGCCGGCGCCGGATCTTCGGTTTCCCCTTCCATCCGCTTCGCCCTCAACCGATCCGCCTCCCCAGGGCGCTCCCTCGCCTCCTCTGAAAACCGATCCGCTCCTGCTCCCGCCCCGGCCCCGGCACGCCGCACTTGCCTCTGTTCGCCCTCCACCCACCCCGGATCCTTCCGCTGCCACCTCCACAAGGGCCTCAACGGAGGGGGCGGATCCACCGCCACAGCCTCGCAGTCGAACAGGCTCAACGCGCGGCGGTCTGCGATGGCGAACTCGCTGGTCCGGATCGGGACGGTGGAGGGTGAGTGGGTGAAGCGCGCGCTTGCTGCGCTCATCCGTCCCTCCTCTCACCAGCAGCGGCGGCGGGCCGCCTTCCAACTCCGCCCTAGCCGCCTCTCCCGGATGTCCAACGCAGCAGATCCCTAA